Genomic window (Vigna unguiculata cultivar IT97K-499-35 chromosome 10, ASM411807v1, whole genome shotgun sequence):
aattaaatgaacttaatttggttaaaaatatttacttgaaatatcaattttgatggaaatatttgtgtacatttatataaaaattaaatttgatttcaatttggagagggacaaaattgctaatttttacaaaaattgggactaaattgagacaaattaaaataaaggcttaattatcattttggtcccctaatttaTTGGGTTGGTTCACTttggtccccttattatttttaggttcaatttggtcctctaattctttaaaaggttcaatttggtctctgccgttaagtcaactttaacaccgtctccgtacatgtcacgtgtcattttgtggaattttcaaaattttttttatattttttttaaaaacaaattaaactgtcacgtgtcaccttatggttgtgacacgtgtcatcctatggttgtgacacgtgttactttgagattttttatttaaaaaatgtactaCCACGTGGCAGGTCacgattgtgccacgtgtcaaactaacattggttgttttcaatttagtccctctatttacaattttgattcaatttaatcccccaattttttaagatgattcaattttgtcctctctaatttgataccaaattagtaattaagcttaattacaacttatatatacatattaaaataatttttattatatttatagattaaattactccatctaactattcaaattttttttttacatgtatagaaactttcaagtgtaaaaaattacaagtgaaaaatataacaaatgaaataacatgagtatttagggagtgatttgatgtataaatggtaaaaaattatttaaacgtgaatgtataaattataattaagcttaattattaatttggtctcaaattggagagaacaaaattaaatcattttaaaaaattgggggactaaattgaatcaaaattgtaaatagagggactaaattgaaaacaaccaatgatagtttgacacgtggcacaatcgtgacctgccacgtgtcacaaccataaggtgacacgtggcagtataaatttttttaaaagaaaatttaaaaaaattaaaaagaaaattaaaaagaaaaataaaaaaaaatttgaaaattccacaaaatgacacgtggcatgtacgaagacggtgttaaagttgacttaacggcagggaccaaattgaaccttttaaagaattagaggaccaaattgaacctaaaaataataaggggaccaaaatgaaccaacccaacaaattaggggaccaaaatgataattaagcctaaaataaagggatcaaattgagactaaggaaatgacacctggcgtaatactgacacgtgtcactgtcactgccacgtggcacgatgacagcttgacacgtgacaatttttgatttttttaaaaaattttaaaaaataaaaataaaaataaaaaaaattcaaaaaaaataataataaaaaaattcaaaaaatcgaggaactgacacgtggcactttctctaacggcgtcaatcttgacttaacggaaagggcaaacgtgagacgttttaacaaaaaaggggaccaacttgagacttttaaaaatttgggtaccattttgagattttgactccaaaatggggactaaaGGCATAGTTAAACCtatattttaacattgattaaaaattaaaatacaacaattaAGTTAGTAGAAATTAGTAAGACATTCATCTATGTCCTTCAGTTTCACATGTAGGTCGTTAGTCATTTATTGCTTTATCTAATTTtctagttaatttttattatgtcatttttattatgtcatttttgttatctaatatattttgttaaattaatttattgtaccaataaaaaataattaaaaaaatatataatctctactgttaacaaaattttgtaaaaaaaaaacatataaaaactGCAAGGTTAAAAAAGCTGAGAagtgaaaaatttgaaaaacaaaatataatctataatgttaaaaaaaaaaaaaactagaagtGAAGTCGTTATATAAGACGACGACTTCACTGTTCACAATAACAGAAATTGTCCTCTACTACGACGACTTtgctttttacaaaaaaaaaaataagaaattggtTCGGTGAAGGATGATTTCACTTTTAATGTCGTCCTCCCCATGGCGACTTAATCTAATTTTGCAATAAAATTTTTAACGGacctattttacaaatttatagcCAAAACGAtcccaaaattaaaaaaaaaagcctaTTTTTTAAGTTCAGCCTTATTTTCTGTGTTGCTAGATGTAATCATACACCACCTCTTGATTTTGGGAGGATTGATgggataacaaaaaaaaaaaaaggtctaATGTACTCTTATTCGTTTTGTGCaattaattgtaatatatatattgttgtgGTGAAACTCTTCAAGAATTatttaaaggaaaattttaTGTAACCCAAGGTTTttaatgcataaaaaaaaactagttgtTGAAATtgattagttttctttttctttatgacTTCTTCAACTGCAGGCTTTGCATTTCATGAAATTGGTTATCCCATACAAATTAGCAGgacttgatcaccaatggccacATTTTCTAAGAATTTACATTGATGTAACGTTATATTTTAGAACGTGTTTAGAGTAAAATCCAAATGCAACCTAACATGttataaactttaataaaatgatGAGTTCTTTTTTATAGTAGATGTCACTgttcaaaaataaagaaacccACGAGATCCAcgaatgttatattatattattgtaacaTGAGAATAATGTAACCAGATAAGGATAAGTACGCACAAAACCTATCACATATACTTTAAAGGAAAATGTTTTTGGGACATTAGATGGAACACATTACAACTCATTTTTAGGTacaattttaatcattaaaatattaacttgtgtagtttaaaagaaataaaaattaaaaaataaaataatagatatgaaaaaatgtgtaaaaatttgttagatattaaaataatactacctGCTTTAAAACGTACGTTTCCTGAGACACAAACCTTTTGTTTGGAAACACAACAACACATTTACTGTTGAATCTTATGCCaacttatttttgtaaaagttttatACAAGCACACAAATTTATACGCCTCccacattttttttacatcGTTGATtttgacaaataattttaaaatcaaaataatataatcaaattaaaagtaatttgaaTGTTTAGATTTTGTATAAAAGTGGAGGTCATTTTTTTTAGCGTAAGAAATAGGTAATTATACTCTTTCACTGTACTTGCACTTAAATAAATACTATACAATAACTATACTTTCTTTAATTACCAATAACATTTTActtctataaaataaaacttaaaaatgataaatctgACTGTGGTGAAAGAGTTGGGAGCCACTTTACAAGCTTTCCAAGTGTGCcttaataatttaaactaaaaataatttaaatatttttttccgaGCTACTTTAAGACTTCCAAAACTTACAATCTCTCACCTATGTAACTAGTAATCGATTTTCAAATCAAGATAAGACACCTTGAGAGGAAAGTGCAGAGAATagtatttaaacataaaataatacttttattttaaaatatctaataatataaaatgaattagcttaaaaaaagtataaatgttGATTTTTCTATTAGGTATTGAAAAGGAGTAGATCAAAAATTTTCCAATATACTATGAATCTTACATGCTCATGCAGTTCACGGGTTCTAATTTTTCCTATTAAATATGTGAGAAGCGTGGCACTCGCTGAGCGGAAGTCATCACATAAAAAGCCACTAACACCACTCACTCTTCATCATCATCGGAAAGAGCagagaagaagaaacaatggaGACACCACGACCATTGAAAATCTACTTCCTTCCGTTCTTCGCACAAGGCCATCAAATCCCTCTGGTTCAGCTCGCACGCTTGGTCGCCTCACGTGGACAGCACGTCACAATCGTCACCACTCCCGGCAACGCCGAACTCTTTCAGAAAACCATCGACGACGACATAGCCTCCGGCCACCACATCCGCGTCCACCTCATCAAATTCCCCAACACCCGTGTGGGTCTACCGGAAGGCGTAGAAAATCTGGTTTCAGCCACCACCAGCACCACCGCCGCAAAAATCCACATGGCGGCGCACTTCATCCAGCCTCAGATCGAAGCTGTCCTGAAAGAGTCCCCTCCCGATGTCTTCATCCCCGACATCCTCTTCACCTGGAGCAAGAACCTGTCCAAGACTCTTCAAATCCCGAGGCTCGTCTTCAACCCTATATCCATCTTCGACGTGTGCATGATTCAGGCCATTAAAACCCACCCCGAAGCCTTTCTCTCCGATTCCGCGCCCTACCATATCCCCGGTCTCCCTCACCCTCTCACTCTCCCGGTGAAACCCTCGCCGGGTTTCGCAGCGCTCACGGAGTCTCTTCTCGAAGGGGAAGAGGACAGTCATGGAGTCATCGTGAACAGTTTCGCTGAACTCGACGCGGAGTACACTCAGCATTACGAAAACCTCACAGGAAGAAAAGTGTGGCATGTCGGCCCCAGCTCCCTGATGGTGGAACAAATCGTTAAGAAACCCGCCATTGTGAGCGAGATCAGACACGAGTGTCTCACGTGGCTTGACTCAAAGGAACGGGACTCGGTTCTCTATGTTTGCTTCGGAAGCCTCGTTCTTCTTTCGGACAAGCAGCTTTATGAATTGGCCACCGGCCTGGATGCCTCCGGGCACTCTTTCATCTGGGTGGTTCACCGGAAAAacaaagaaggagaagaagaagaagaagaaaagtggTTGCCAGAAGGGTTTGAGGAGAagatagagaaagagaagagaggGATGCTGATAAAGGGATGGGCGCCGCAGCCTCTGATCTTGAACCACCCTGCTGTGGGAGGGTTTCTGACGCACTGTGGGTGGAACGCGGTGGCGGAGGCGATCAGTGCTGGGATTCCGATGGTGACGATGCCGGGGTTTAGTGATCAGTACTACAATGAGAAGCTTATAACGGAGGTGCACGGGTTTGGGGTGGAGGTAGGTGCGGCGGAGTGGAGCATATCGCCGTACGACGGGAAGAAGGAGGTGTTGAGAGGGGAGAGAATAGAGAAGGCTGTGAAGAGGTTGATGGATAGAGGAGAAGAAGGTGGGAAGATAAGGAAGAAGGCGAAGGAAATGCAGGAAAAAGCTTGGAGAGCTGTTCAAGAAGGTGGATCTTCACACAACAGTCTCACTGCTCTCGTTGATTACCTCAAAGCTCTCATCCCAAACAGGGTAACAGCTACCTAAtactcttttcttccttcttctctcttcataaaccaataaaaatCAGAAGCCATAAGCGCTTATGAAGCTTTTAGCCCTAGTTCAAATATGGCtttcaaagttttgaaaatggtTTAATATCACCGCGTTGTATCAAATTTATGATTACAGTGTTTTTTTTACTAAagcaattaatttcttttttatattaccgATCTGAATTcgcatataaaaaattaaggataaaattaagTTGTGTCTCGTATAGAcgactaaattttaaaaaagttatataaaatgtACAAGTCCTATAtgttattgaaaaatttaatcGTAAAAATATCTAAAGCCAAGTCATATTTCACGTTGACAATTTCATTACGACTTCATTTTAATGAAGTCGTACACATAAAACACGATTTATTTTATCTGTAACAATTTAAAACGAACCCAAACCAAACCCAAAtcgataatataaaaaagagaataaTCCGTTTTCTAAAAAAAGCCGTCCTTCTAAAACCGTCATCATCCAATGTTTGAGACAGGACaacactttatatatatatatatatatatatatatatatatatatatatatatatataataaagtggttgtcatattatttatattttattttagcatGAGGGTTTGATTAAAGTAATATATGATGATGGACTGTGGTAGtatgtgtaatttattttaatatttctttcgtTTAATGAAAACTACCTTGGAATCTACGtccaattaaatattaaacagatcatttatttatatagttattaattgattatcatatttCATATCTCATCACGAAGCTATCTCACAAACCTTATTATAATTTAGTGTTTCCATATTACTTTGAATTAATACGTAATTTATATGATTACataattaaagtttataaacattttcgataaatatgtaaattacaaaaagtatagataaatatttattacatccctaaaaacatatatattttctgccaattttttttttaaatttttttcttaaaaaaacatttgtaacTTTTGTTAAGAATAATAGTTTGCAATAATTTTCTATCAATttctttgtaaaatattttatattaattttataattttgtagaaaataattatccacaaaaaaaattacctgttaattaaaaattgtagaaaaaataacaaaaataaatttttttcttacaaaattttataataaatttgtaagaaaaatctcataaaatataaaaaaatttaatagtgttaatatttaattgaagaaTTAGATAATATTTATCTAAGTTAACATAACtccataaacaaaatttaatttattattggaTTAGTGTATTAGTGTattataatatatcaaatttaacttgTATTATTTTCAATTCGTACAGTAGTCATTATTATCCATTGGATTGCCCAGTAAGCGTATTTATActctttaatttgtttatttacacataaacaaacatttaaacatTATAGTGACCATGACTACAAATTGGCTATGAAGGAAGGCTAAAATGGGCACGTAATAACGATTTTTAAACCGTTATTATTTCAATTGTcgttaaaaattcaaataaatgacACAGTTTTTAGAGtctcaacaaaatataaagcaACAACGGTCATTgtgcaaaacaagaaaaaaaattaattaaataaatgacgACGATTATTGTAAAAAATCGTCATTAAAAGTGTAAATGACACAATTGCTATAAAGAATTGTAGTCAAAAGTCAAACCATGATAATTGTTTTAAAGAACCTTTATCAGAAgtgtgatttgttttttttaaatttcatatttatttttttgaaagcCACGATTCCTGTATAAATTTTCAGAACTCATTTTGCAACCATTCAAGACAATCGTTCACCATATGTAAacaaagtttaataaaaatagttctAATGAGTTAACAAAATACTCACAACACATTTGAATCAAGCAAATATTTCTAAATACTCACAACATAATATAAATCACTaagtaaaatacattttaaaattaaatactatctttaattttaaaaaaatataaaatattataatatctaaCTTGGAATGTAGATACGAGGAAATGAAGAATCGCAGAGGGAAGATCATTGGAACGGAGAGTACCAGAGAAAAAAATCGGAGCCACACGCAACAAACTTAACGGGCAAGAAAGAATTACCAGCGAATGAAACCACAAGTGATGTAGAGACCACTAGCATAATCGCGAACGCGAACCCCACCATCAACGCGTGAATGAGGACCTCAATAGTGAACCTTAGTAGCAACgttaatgtaataataatatagggatgcaaatatgtaataataatgtaatttaaaacttaattattctGATGGTCCCCACTTTAGTGGAAGTGTATCAATTTAGtccccgcttttaaaaaagtttcaattgcatccaaatttttgaaaaaagtatctcaattaggtccctttcaaaAAAACTTATTAACAACGTTAACGACATGCCACATGCCAatcatgagtttttttttttttattttgcaaaaaaattgtcACCAAATGTCATGTCCCTGGTATGACACGTGCCATTATCAATGCCACATGACAGGACCATGTCATGTGTTAGTCTCGATgtcaagtgtcattgtcttgattccctatatatgtctttttaattcaaattaattcCTACACATGtctctttgattcaattttgtctaaattcttttcaaaatagagTAATATTGTCTCTCTATAATTTTacaccaaatttattatttatataagtgttatacttatattttttttattaaaactaactttttaacatattatattattgtatattattaacccatgttttgttaatgatgacttttaccactaaattttaatacaaatatcaatacttaatttttttaatcttataaaaaaacatgataaaaaaaacatattaattcatgttttgttaattctctttttttatcagattaaaactaattaagtataaatatttttacaaaattaagaacttatatttataataaaatttagtaataaaagtcataattaacaaaacatgtgttacaattaagaaaaatataatacgttagaacatcatttttaataaaaaaatattagtataacatttatacaaataataaatttgatatcaatttggagagggacaatattgttctatttaaaaaaaattacatatgtagggactaaattgattcaaagaGACATATGTatggactaaattaaaattaagacaatgacacttgtcACTAACATGTGGCAATGCCCTACCACGTTGTAGCACAAATAATGTTACTTGACACACCAAGGACCTGACACGTGACAACAAaaggttttgtgaaaaaaaaggggtttaatatgtttttgttccttcaacctttagtaaaaattggaattagtccctcttggaaactttgaatcaatttagttcctTAATTCTGTAAATGCGTGGacttagtctttttaaccaaattttattaagttcaTTTGACttttaaacacatttcattatagtattttagtttgtttacaccatttgacatattttctcttcattgtTAGCAgagaaacacgtttgaaacattaaataaactttaaaaaatttagtatttggtttaaaggactaaattaacgCATCTCTAAAGataagagactaaattggttcaagttTTCCAatagggactaattccaattttcattaaaagttgAAAGACCAAAACTATATTcaaccaataaataaataaataaattaagaaaatcacATATTGACATGTAACATGTCGTTAACAACAtcgttagtaatttttttaaatggacctaattaataaattttttcaaaagttgggatgcaattgaatttttttgaaaagcAAAGACCAAGTTGACGCATTCCCAACAGAGTGAGGggcatccgagtaattaaatctaatttaaatcattaatacttccaaattaagtttcaattattaattataatgaagtgatttaacatgtaaatataataatcaatttcatTTATCCGATTAAagacattaattaattaaaatttttaaaaatatttatataattaaatatgatatatatatatatatatatatatatatatatatatatatattaaaataaaaaataaagcaaaaaaatTAATGGGCCAACCTATCAACCCATTGGCCATCCATTAGCAAGACAAGtgcaaatttttattatgttttaggtttaattatgcctttggttcccattttcgtagcaaaatctcaatttggtccctctatttttttatctcaatttggtccctattttgggaaagttgatctcaatttagtcttttccGTTAGTAGCACATTAACAACGTTAAATggaatgtcacgtgtcagttcctgaattttttgattatttatttattttttgaatttttttaaataaaaaaaaattgtcacgtgtcaagctgtcatcgtgccacgtggcagtgacagagtgatgtggcagtgataatgtcacgtgtcagtattatgttaggtgtcattttcttgttctcaatttgatccttatattctaatttttgtctcaatttagtctctatttttgtaaaaatagtgcaattttgtccctctccaaattgaaacacaaattaatttttatataaatgttatacaaatatttttattaaatttgatatttttattcaaattgatatttttattatatatttttaacataactaagtttatttaaatttgtgtttcacattcaactttacttaaaattgttttcaaattttaaatttatatgtttttgattgttacatgaactagttaaaattatatttaaaatttttataattattatttttatatcaattcaaacatttgtatacaaattattgaactttactcatttaaaaaaatacaattatttgaaatataaattcaaataaaaaataatattaaagtacgacgtaataaaatatcaatataatttatgattttttttctattaacaactttaaaacaattttaataaagttcaatgtaaaatattaattaaataaacttaattttgttaaaaatatttacttgaaatatcaattttgatagaaatatttgtgtacatttatataaaaattaaatttgatttcaatttggagagggacaaaattgctcaatttttataaaaattgggactaaattgagacaaaaattaaaataaatggacCAAATTAAGATAGTGGAAATGACACCTAACATataagtgacacgtgtcattgtCACTACCACATCCgtctgtcactgccacgtggcacgatgacagcttgacacatggcaaattttttatttaaaaaaattttaaaaaaatcaaaaatcaaaacaaaagtaaaaaaaaaatcaaaaaaatccaagaattgacacgtgacaccccTTTAACGGTGTTACTGTACCACTAACggaagggaccaaattgagaccaaaaaaaatagagggaccaaattgagattttgttacgaaaatggaaaccaaagacataattaaacctatattttAGTACGATGGGCAACCCATCTTGTCCTATCTCATATGCAAATGACCAGTCTTGTCACCCTAACTCTTGTAAATAACTCAATTCAATTAAACATGATGTGTCATTCAATacaatcaaacaaatatttattttaaaaccttAACCTTAATGTTTaccctttttttattcattaaaaaaatacattatgtaACAAATTCCATGTAAGCAATCAACTTAAGCCTTATCATTATCTATTAAACCTCGATAGGAATTTAATCAATGCAATATAATTTGGCTCCTTAAATGAAACTAATCTCCACCTACACCGTTATCATCAAACATGACACACACAACtttgttatacattttttttttgtcaatggTCTATGATTCTTTTGCACATCACCTCTCATTATGTGTGTTTTGTCCCTTAATTTTACTTTACAACAACAACGACAAAATTCGCATTACCACTTGATCAAAATAGGATCCCAAGGAACCTCCCAATTTTTTTCACCCCAAAACCGTAACACTTAGAACATGAATAATAAAGTTTAGGttaaatagctttttagttctctccattttaatttaaaaagtaattactcaaagaataaaattagaaaagttgTATAtaccaaaatgaaaaaattcTCTCCATTAATGATATAGAAAATaactactaaaataattaagttattaAATGACCATACAAGTAAATACCGTGAACGATAATAAGTAAAAGGGTACCAAATTTAAAAcaacgcaaaaaaaaaaacggatGACCCACTATTCTTTAGAAAGGTTGTCGTCTTCTTTTTATTCATTGAGTAGCTTCTTTGTTTATGCtcacaaaattttaatacttaaaatgacacaaaagaaaaagttaaatttgaagGCAATGTTATCATTGAGAAATATGTTATTAGGAAGAGTTGGCACAATGTTTTTtatgtaatgaatttgatgcattaagattaaaaataataataaattaagatcTAATTAATTTCTTCTCTATTTCCCCCTCCTGTATTACAATTGTAAAAAcctataattcaatttttattcttctcatttttaataAGTGATtctaggaaaataaaataaattaggaGGAAAAACGTAATTATTGATAGATAAAACTAACGAAATTGGATTGTTAGTTTTGTATAGTCGACCAAAGTAGTACTAGAATTTGTACAACTGCGAGAGAGGATAGAaacatataaatacaaaaaacatgtaatttaattttaattatgttttgatctcaatcttttattttttttaatttttaatttaatcaaactGTTATATATCGATAAAACATTTCATCtaaattatagataaaatttGTAGATCTATTTGTGATAAAATTGTTTCATCTGTTTGACAGAACAATTTTTGTGATAATTTATagcttatatatttttcttttatttatttgtttacttaatgtactctttatattttttaaaaaagttaattggTTTGATCTTAACTTAGCATTAATGTCATTTCTCTCTATTTATCCCTAGAATTGGACAATAAATCCACATGAAGAGGGAGTGATTGTAATAACATAAGTCGGCTCATCATCTCTAAACAACACTAAATCTGATTTAACGGAAgacaaaaaatgttattaaatttaaattctaataaagaacaaatatccttgaaatttaacttatatgaaaaaataaattttaaaaaaattaaataattaaaaaaatgtacatttataatttctaaaaacaTGTAATTCTCTAATTTTAAGATTTGATTCCATAATCAtgctttaatatattattttacaatttccAACTATATGATATTACTTTCACCAAATAATTATAACCTAGT
Coding sequences:
- the LOC114167301 gene encoding UDP-glucose flavonoid 3-O-glucosyltransferase 7-like, which translates into the protein METPRPLKIYFLPFFAQGHQIPLVQLARLVASRGQHVTIVTTPGNAELFQKTIDDDIASGHHIRVHLIKFPNTRVGLPEGVENLVSATTSTTAAKIHMAAHFIQPQIEAVLKESPPDVFIPDILFTWSKNLSKTLQIPRLVFNPISIFDVCMIQAIKTHPEAFLSDSAPYHIPGLPHPLTLPVKPSPGFAALTESLLEGEEDSHGVIVNSFAELDAEYTQHYENLTGRKVWHVGPSSLMVEQIVKKPAIVSEIRHECLTWLDSKERDSVLYVCFGSLVLLSDKQLYELATGLDASGHSFIWVVHRKNKEGEEEEEEKWLPEGFEEKIEKEKRGMLIKGWAPQPLILNHPAVGGFLTHCGWNAVAEAISAGIPMVTMPGFSDQYYNEKLITEVHGFGVEVGAAEWSISPYDGKKEVLRGERIEKAVKRLMDRGEEGGKIRKKAKEMQEKAWRAVQEGGSSHNSLTALVDYLKALIPNRVTAT